A region of the Deinococcus hopiensis KR-140 genome:
GAGGCTGATGGTCTTACTGCTGCCCAGTTCACCTATGGCGCGGTCGAGCACCTGGGTCATCGCGCCGTTTCCCAGACGCTGGGTCATGCTCCGGGCTTGTTCCAGCGTCCTGGCTGCCTGTTCGGGATTGCTCTGCGCTTCCCGGGTCGCCTGCGCGACCAGACTTTCTACGTTGCGTTGCTGCACCCACTGCATCACTTCCGGGTCGACCCGCGCCGCCATCGTCTCGTCACCGGTAAATTCCACCACCACGTCGAGCGGCGGCAACTCGCCCCGGTAACTCGCGCCGGGGACCTCGTAGGTCAGGCCCAGCTGGGCCAGCCGCATCCGGGCGGCGGGACGCTCTGGCAGCGTGAATTCCAGAACGTAGGTCGCCCCCGTTCCGGCTTCCACGTTGCCGAGTTGCAGCGGACCGTCCGTTTTGGTCACTTCCGTCTGGGTGGGCTGCACGCGGGTCACGCGCTCCAGCACCACGTCCTTGACGGCCCGCACCGTCAGGGCCACATTGGTGATCACTTCGCTGGCCGCCTGCTTGAGATCCCCCAGCAACGCGGCGGGCAGATCGGAGGCCCGTACGGCGGGGGGTTGGGGGTTCTGGTTGTCCGGCACCACGTCAATCGGTTGGCCCTGCGTGCGGTCGGTAATCTCGGTGAGCAACTCGGTATTGACGTCGTCGCCCACGCCGATGGTGGTGACAGACACCTGCATTCCGGAGAGCACGCCCGCCTGCTCCTGCACCACCACCGAATCAAAGGCTTGGCCATCGGTCAGCAGGACCATCCGGCGGCTGCCCGATTCGGTTTCCAGCACCCCCACCCCGGCTTTCATGCCTGCGCCCATCTGGGTCCCACCGGAATACCAGTCCAGCTTATCGGTGGCCTTGAGCAGCTGCGCCCGGTTCGCCGCGGCGGTGAAGGGAACGAGGACTTCAGCGAGATCATCGAACTTTACCAGCGCCAGGCGGTCTTCCGGATGAATGAGGTCCGAAGTGATGATGCCCCGCAGCGCTTCAGTCACCAGTTCCAGCTTGTTTTTGCCACCCCGCACGACCTCGTAACGCTGACCATCGACAAAGGTCGTCTGCCCGGTATGTTCCGTCACCTCGGTGACCACTTCGCGCATGGAACCGGAGGTGTCCACCACAAACACCACCGACAGGTTGGGCCGGGCCCGCACGGCCTGCTCATCCGGCGAGACGTGAAGCGTCACGAACAATTTCTGACCTGGAGCGTGTGCCAACAGGAACTCGCGGTGAAGCTGCATTCTGGCATCGAGCATGAGTGACCCCCTCTCTTGATCCTTCCGCATCATACGGTTGTGGTGAGCTGGTGCGCCTTGGGACCTGGTAGACACAACCATTCGGCCAGAAGACCCGCTTGGGGTCCTGCGCCACCCCTGCCCGAGCCTGGCCTGTTTCTCGCTCTGTCCTGAGGACTCCGGTTGATCCGTGATGAAATCAGGGGCCAACCCGAGCAGAGCGAGTGGGAAAAACGGTGACACAAAGGCGTGGAAGCACCCGAGCGGAGCGGACCCGCAAAGGTGCGCAGCAGAGGCGACAGAACCGGTGATCCAGCAACCGCATCACTTCGAAGTACTGGATCAGCGGCCTGAGCCCCTTCGCCCGTGGGCGAGGGAGCTGCAGTTAGGATGGGGCCATGGCCGTCACGATTGACGGGACCACCAACGCGAACGGAATCGTAACCATTGGCGGCAAGACCTACGTCTCGCAAGACGCCCTCAAGGCCCGGGGCGTCACCGTTCTGCGCCCGAACTCCCTGGGCCTCTACGACTTTCCGCGCGGAACAGGACCCGCCATCAAGCTCTCGGGCTGCCAGGGAGAATGGCTGTTCAGGCAAGCTTCGCGTGCGCGTCATGGGCACGCAAGAAACCAGTTCCGGCTGGACCGTGGCGACCCAGATGCAGGCCGCCGTGGCCGACGACTCGGTGAACATCGGCCAGGTGATCGCCCTGCAAAAGATCATCGGCGTCACCAGATCGGGTAAGGTGTACGACCCGAGCAAGAACCCGTTCGGGCAGACCAAGCTCGATTACGACTACGCCCGCAAGACCGAAACCTTGCCCATCGAGATCCAGCTTGCGGATGCGGACGGCGGCACGGACAATCCCCTCCAGAAGCTGGTGCTGCCGTCGAGAGACAAAGACGCTCCCAGCTCCCTGACCTTCGATCTTACCTGCAAGAAGTGAAGTTCAGTATGAACAAAAGTGCGGCTTTCCTCCTCGCTGCTGGCCTCGGCCTGACGTCCTGCAGCACATTTACCATCGGTGGTCCGATCCCACCGGTGCAGCCAGGCCCCAATAACCCAGGCGCGCCGTCGACGGTCCCCGTCGGTCCATCGACCATCACGCAGACACAACTCGGAGGCTGCCCTATGGGCAATTCCCTCGAAACCGGCGTGATTCCTGCAGGCGTCAACGCCTGCACCAAAGG
Encoded here:
- a CDS encoding vWA domain-containing protein, producing the protein MLDARMQLHREFLLAHAPGQKLFVTLHVSPDEQAVRARPNLSVVFVVDTSGSMREVVTEVTEHTGQTTFVDGQRYEVVRGGKNKLELVTEALRGIITSDLIHPEDRLALVKFDDLAEVLVPFTAAANRAQLLKATDKLDWYSGGTQMGAGMKAGVGVLETESGSRRMVLLTDGQAFDSVVVQEQAGVLSGMQVSVTTIGVGDDVNTELLTEITDRTQGQPIDVVPDNQNPQPPAVRASDLPAALLGDLKQAASEVITNVALTVRAVKDVVLERVTRVQPTQTEVTKTDGPLQLGNVEAGTGATYVLEFTLPERPAARMRLAQLGLTYEVPGASYRGELPPLDVVVEFTGDETMAARVDPEVMQWVQQRNVESLVAQATREAQSNPEQAARTLEQARSMTQRLGNGAMTQVLDRAIGELGSSKTISLGTAKTMRLGAKTQTLKAGSGEGGLPTDEEIRKMTGA